One Defluviitoga tunisiensis genomic window carries:
- the aroF gene encoding 3-deoxy-7-phosphoheptulonate synthase, with protein sequence MIILMEENASEEDIKRVIQKVKEVGFKAHPDTGDKHTIIGVVGEGDRDYILHNIGTFPGVERVVEITQPFKLASRTFRPEPSYFDIGGIKIGKDHFLVIAGPCAVESREQVFQTAKSLKQEGIHFLRGGAYKPRTSPYSFQGLKEDGLKILKEVGEELDLKIVTEVMDTKEVELVAKYADVLQIGARNMQNFSLLKEVGRTNKPVLLKRGLSATYKEFLMAAEYIMSEGNYQVILCERGIRTFTDETRNTLDISAIPVIKRYSHLPIIVDPSHACGNWRYIIPLSKAAIAAGADGLIVEVHPNPQNALSDGEQSLNLQHFSDLMKQIRALAEVEHKIIN encoded by the coding sequence ATGATCATTTTAATGGAAGAAAATGCTTCAGAAGAAGATATTAAAAGAGTAATTCAAAAAGTTAAAGAAGTTGGATTTAAAGCTCATCCTGATACTGGAGATAAACACACTATTATCGGAGTAGTTGGAGAGGGAGACAGAGACTATATATTACATAACATTGGAACTTTTCCGGGTGTAGAAAGGGTTGTAGAAATCACTCAACCTTTTAAATTGGCAAGCAGAACTTTTAGACCTGAACCTTCATATTTTGATATAGGGGGGATAAAAATAGGAAAAGATCATTTCTTAGTGATAGCTGGACCGTGTGCTGTAGAAAGTCGGGAACAAGTATTTCAAACTGCTAAATCTCTAAAACAAGAAGGTATTCATTTCTTAAGAGGCGGAGCTTATAAGCCAAGAACATCTCCATACTCATTTCAAGGATTAAAAGAAGATGGCCTAAAAATATTAAAAGAAGTAGGAGAAGAACTCGATCTAAAAATTGTCACAGAGGTTATGGACACCAAAGAAGTTGAATTGGTAGCTAAATATGCTGATGTATTACAAATAGGCGCACGAAATATGCAAAACTTTTCACTTTTAAAAGAAGTTGGAAGAACAAACAAACCGGTTTTGTTAAAACGAGGATTGTCCGCTACTTACAAAGAATTTTTAATGGCTGCAGAATATATAATGTCCGAAGGAAACTATCAAGTTATTTTATGTGAAAGAGGAATAAGAACTTTTACTGATGAAACTCGCAATACCTTAGATATTAGTGCCATTCCTGTAATAAAAAGATACAGTCACTTGCCAATTATTGTAGATCCTAGTCATGCCTGTGGTAATTGGAGATACATAATTCCTCTTTCAAAGGCTGCTATCGCCGCAGGAGCAGATGGACTAATTGTTGAAGTGCACCCTAATCCACAAAACGCTTTATCTGATGGAGAGCAATCTCTAAATTTACAACACTTTAGCGATCTAATGAAACAAATAAGGGCACTAGCAGAGGTTGAACACAAAATAATTAATTAA
- the aroC gene encoding chorismate synthase — MEIKIAGDSHGTKMIGLIEEIPAGLKIDEQKINDNLRRRQLGYGRGERMKIETDQVQVIAGTWNGVTTGAPVVIEIENKARNPINTNDQRHVPRPGHGDYTGWSKYRLTDLNIYTERNSARWTCVLTALGSIAEQFLDHFSIEIMSFVSSIGSICVENSMFEEIQRNFDFYIQKRDASPVQCPFDDVSERMIEEINEKALKQDTTLGGSIKTFAINVQPGLGSYANVLNRVDSKIGKYFMSIPSVKGVFIGLEDVSLPGNQYHDPFILQNGKINRTSNHAGGIEAGITNGENIIVTTYFKPISTLAKPLDSINLETKENVKAPYIRSDSVILPAATVITECTLALILMEEIIDGFGNDNIELIKERYFSKYSKNN, encoded by the coding sequence ATGGAAATAAAGATAGCCGGAGATTCCCATGGAACAAAAATGATCGGATTGATTGAAGAAATTCCTGCAGGTCTAAAAATTGACGAACAAAAAATAAATGATAATCTTAGAAGACGCCAGTTAGGATACGGACGTGGAGAAAGAATGAAAATAGAAACCGATCAAGTCCAAGTAATTGCAGGAACATGGAACGGAGTCACTACTGGCGCACCTGTAGTTATAGAAATAGAAAACAAAGCGAGAAATCCAATAAACACTAATGACCAAAGACATGTCCCAAGGCCAGGACACGGAGACTATACTGGCTGGAGTAAATATAGACTCACAGATTTAAACATATATACTGAAAGAAATAGTGCACGTTGGACATGTGTTCTTACTGCATTAGGAAGCATTGCAGAACAATTTTTAGATCATTTTAGCATTGAAATAATGAGTTTTGTCAGTTCAATCGGAAGCATTTGTGTTGAAAATTCAATGTTTGAGGAGATACAAAGAAATTTTGATTTTTATATACAAAAAAGAGATGCATCTCCTGTTCAATGTCCTTTTGATGACGTTTCAGAAAGAATGATAGAAGAAATAAATGAAAAAGCTTTGAAACAAGATACTACCTTAGGGGGAAGCATAAAAACTTTTGCTATAAATGTTCAACCAGGACTTGGAAGTTACGCAAATGTTCTTAACAGAGTAGATTCCAAAATTGGAAAATATTTTATGTCTATTCCATCTGTTAAAGGTGTTTTTATCGGTCTTGAAGATGTAAGCTTACCAGGAAATCAATATCACGATCCATTCATCCTTCAGAATGGTAAAATAAATAGAACCTCAAATCATGCAGGAGGAATAGAGGCAGGAATTACTAACGGAGAAAATATCATAGTTACTACGTATTTTAAACCAATTTCTACTTTAGCTAAACCTTTAGATTCTATTAATCTTGAAACTAAGGAAAACGTAAAAGCTCCATACATAAGATCTGATTCCGTTATTCTTCCAGCTGCTACAGTTATTACTGAATGCACATTAGCCTTAATCTTAATGGAAGAAATTATAGATGGTTTCGGAAATGATAATATCGAATTAATTAAAGAAAGATATTTTTCAAAATATTCCAAAAACAATTAA
- the aroA gene encoding 3-phosphoshikimate 1-carboxyvinyltransferase — MKTEIKPLKSINGEVAIPGDKSISHRALIIGSLAHGTTKITNFLRSEDTLATLNILKAIGANIELTNAKEVVIEGNGLHSFQEPEDILDAKNSGTTMRLIMGVLAAQNFYSVLTGDDSLKKRPMKRVIDPLSKMGGLFFGRKQGNYAPITILGTDDIFPIFYSTPVASAQVKSAILLNALYAKGTSQITEPYKSRDHTERMLKYFGANIEEKGTTVTINGGDDLKGKEVFVPSDISSASFFIVAALIMENSTLLIKDVGINPTRSGAIKILKMMGAEITTLNLRYLNNEPVCDLLVKSSNLKGVEIKGDIIPTLIDEIPILAVAASQADGKTLIKDANELRYKETDRIKAIVNEFTKMGIEIFEREDGFEISGKQKIKGNCTCESYNDHRIAMSLAIAGLIAENPININDFDCVNISYPRFLDTLNTLR, encoded by the coding sequence ATGAAAACAGAGATCAAACCTTTAAAAAGCATCAACGGTGAAGTAGCTATTCCCGGTGATAAATCTATATCTCATCGTGCGCTTATCATAGGCTCACTGGCACACGGTACAACTAAAATCACCAACTTCTTACGTTCAGAAGATACATTAGCCACACTGAATATTTTAAAAGCTATTGGGGCTAATATAGAGTTAACGAATGCAAAAGAAGTAGTTATTGAAGGAAATGGATTACATAGTTTTCAAGAACCAGAAGACATCCTTGACGCAAAAAATTCTGGAACTACTATGCGTTTAATAATGGGAGTTTTAGCTGCTCAAAACTTCTATAGCGTTCTCACCGGAGATGATTCACTCAAAAAGAGACCTATGAAACGCGTAATCGATCCTTTAAGTAAGATGGGAGGTCTTTTTTTTGGAAGAAAGCAAGGTAATTATGCACCTATAACTATTTTAGGAACCGACGATATTTTCCCAATATTTTACTCAACTCCTGTAGCTAGCGCACAAGTTAAATCTGCTATCCTATTAAATGCATTGTATGCCAAAGGAACCTCACAAATTACAGAACCATACAAATCAAGAGATCATACTGAAAGAATGTTAAAATATTTTGGTGCAAACATTGAAGAAAAAGGTACTACTGTAACTATAAATGGTGGCGATGATTTAAAGGGAAAAGAAGTGTTTGTACCTAGCGATATTTCTTCTGCTTCTTTCTTTATAGTTGCAGCATTAATAATGGAAAATTCAACTCTACTCATAAAAGATGTTGGAATTAATCCTACTAGATCTGGTGCCATTAAGATATTAAAAATGATGGGTGCAGAAATCACAACTCTTAATTTAAGATACCTAAACAATGAACCAGTCTGTGATTTATTAGTAAAAAGCAGTAATTTAAAGGGTGTTGAGATAAAAGGAGATATAATTCCTACCTTGATAGATGAAATACCTATCCTCGCTGTAGCAGCATCCCAAGCTGATGGGAAAACCCTGATAAAAGATGCAAACGAGCTTAGATACAAGGAAACCGATAGAATAAAAGCAATAGTTAACGAATTCACAAAAATGGGGATAGAAATTTTTGAAAGAGAAGATGGATTTGAAATTAGTGGAAAACAAAAAATAAAAGGAAATTGTACTTGTGAAAGTTATAATGATCATAGGATTGCGATGTCTTTAGCCATAGCTGGCTTAATAGCAGAAAACCCCATAAACATAAATGATTTTGATTGTGTAAATATTTCGTATCCTCGATTTTTGGACACCCTTAATACATTAAGATAA
- a CDS encoding zinc metallopeptidase: protein MYSTIWLLIPPLLLALYAQIKVSSTFNKYSRVKSSVGEPGYLFARRLLDSVGLYDVRIERTRGMLTDHYDPTQKILRLSDATYNSSSVAALGVVAHEAGHAIQHAKGYKPLILRNLSVPLASFGSNLSWIIFFIGLIFSAPFLINAGIFLFIFVVLFSIITLPVEFNASKRAIKLLPVMGMSKSEVAAAQKVLTAAALTYVASALMAIAQLLRMIVLAGDRR from the coding sequence ATGTATTCTACTATTTGGTTACTTATACCGCCGTTGTTGCTTGCATTATATGCACAGATTAAAGTAAGTAGTACTTTTAATAAGTATTCAAGAGTAAAATCTTCAGTTGGAGAACCTGGTTATCTTTTTGCAAGAAGGTTACTTGACTCGGTTGGATTATATGATGTAAGAATTGAAAGAACAAGAGGAATGTTAACTGATCATTATGATCCAACTCAAAAAATCTTAAGGCTTTCTGATGCCACATATAATAGTTCATCTGTAGCTGCATTAGGAGTTGTCGCACATGAAGCGGGACATGCTATTCAACATGCTAAAGGTTATAAACCATTAATTTTAAGGAATCTTAGTGTTCCGTTAGCAAGTTTTGGTTCAAATCTTTCCTGGATTATTTTTTTCATTGGATTGATTTTTTCTGCACCATTTTTGATTAATGCAGGTATTTTCCTATTCATTTTTGTTGTTTTATTTTCTATTATTACTTTACCTGTTGAATTTAATGCAAGTAAAAGGGCAATCAAATTGTTACCAGTTATGGGAATGTCCAAAAGTGAAGTAGCCGCTGCTCAAAAGGTATTAACTGCAGCTGCATTAACTTATGTTGCATCAGCATTAATGGCTATAGCTCAACTATTGAGAATGATAGTATTAGCTGGAGATAGAAGATAG
- the rsgA gene encoding ribosome small subunit-dependent GTPase A, with amino-acid sequence MNWRKGIVIRFHSNTLTVRDLETNINIECYLPGKFKLQKIRPIVGDYVEYVVEKNHEFGVIKNILPRKNELYRPKVANVDQVILVTSLKEPKVDYIIVDKFLVLVEKEQLDVVIILNKIDLLTSSEEKKDMQDFLNIYNPLYPVIPTSKITKDNIQLIKEVLKDRVSTLAGLSGVGKTSLLNMLDPDLKLREGDISPKLGRGRHTTTFAQLLPLKFGGFVVDTPGFADLTLLGIDKDEIKLYFPEFLPYQSYCSFSNCSHVYEPECAVKEAVEEGKISYIRYNNYCVIYKEMEQ; translated from the coding sequence ATGAACTGGAGAAAAGGAATAGTTATAAGATTTCATTCTAATACTCTTACAGTTCGAGATCTAGAAACCAACATAAATATAGAATGTTATTTACCTGGCAAATTTAAGCTTCAAAAAATTCGTCCAATTGTTGGAGACTATGTTGAATATGTTGTCGAAAAAAATCATGAGTTTGGAGTGATAAAAAATATTTTACCAAGAAAAAATGAGCTATATAGACCAAAAGTTGCCAATGTTGATCAAGTTATTTTGGTGACTTCTTTAAAAGAACCCAAAGTTGATTACATAATTGTAGACAAGTTTTTGGTTCTTGTTGAAAAAGAACAATTAGATGTTGTTATAATATTGAATAAAATTGATTTATTAACTTCTTCTGAAGAAAAAAAAGACATGCAAGACTTTTTAAATATTTACAATCCTCTTTATCCTGTTATTCCTACTTCTAAGATTACAAAGGACAATATTCAATTAATAAAAGAAGTATTAAAAGATAGGGTTTCAACTTTGGCTGGATTGTCAGGAGTAGGAAAAACAAGTTTACTTAATATGTTGGATCCTGATTTAAAACTTAGAGAAGGTGACATTTCTCCAAAGCTCGGAAGGGGAAGGCATACAACAACTTTTGCTCAATTATTACCTTTAAAATTTGGAGGATTTGTTGTAGATACACCTGGGTTTGCAGATCTTACATTATTAGGGATAGACAAAGATGAAATAAAATTATATTTTCCTGAATTTTTGCCTTATCAATCATATTGTTCCTTTTCTAACTGCTCTCATGTTTATGAGCCAGAATGTGCTGTGAAAGAAGCTGTTGAAGAAGGTAAAATATCCTATATACGATATAATAATTATTGTGTAATTTATAAAGAAATGGAACAATAA
- the rpe gene encoding ribulose-phosphate 3-epimerase — translation MIFLPKIYPSILAANFITLGTEIDKVLKNADGIHLDIMDGVFVPNISFGFPIIESIRKYTDAYLDAHLMIVEPDRYLEKFAMYVNSITVHYETVIHLHRTVTWIKKLGCDAGVSLNPHTPIFMLEEILPFLDKVLIMSVNPGFTGQQFIESTFEKVKKLRQLANKINPKLDIMVDGGVNKDNIGKLALAGATTFIIGASIFHKEDPYVEIKELKEAAKSID, via the coding sequence GTGATTTTTTTGCCCAAAATATATCCATCAATTTTAGCAGCAAACTTTATTACGTTAGGCACCGAAATAGACAAAGTATTAAAAAACGCCGATGGTATTCATCTTGACATAATGGATGGAGTATTTGTTCCTAATATATCTTTCGGTTTTCCCATTATAGAATCAATTAGAAAATATACGGACGCTTATTTAGATGCTCATTTGATGATAGTTGAACCTGATAGATATTTAGAAAAATTTGCTATGTATGTAAATAGTATTACTGTTCACTATGAAACTGTGATACATTTACACAGGACAGTAACTTGGATTAAAAAGTTAGGGTGTGATGCAGGAGTTTCACTTAACCCCCACACTCCAATTTTTATGCTGGAAGAAATTTTACCTTTTTTGGATAAAGTTCTTATTATGTCTGTAAATCCTGGTTTCACTGGGCAACAATTTATTGAATCGACATTTGAAAAAGTTAAAAAGCTACGTCAATTGGCTAATAAGATTAATCCTAAACTTGATATAATGGTTGATGGTGGAGTAAATAAAGATAATATAGGGAAACTTGCTTTAGCTGGTGCTACTACTTTTATAATCGGAGCAAGTATTTTTCATAAAGAAGATCCATATGTAGAGATAAAAGAATTAAAAGAGGCGGCGAAAAGTATTGATTGA
- the rlmN gene encoding 23S rRNA (adenine(2503)-C(2))-methyltransferase RlmN, with product MKNILDFDYEGLQKYLTENYQIEKYRTDQICDWIYKKRIFNFDNMTNLSKEIRKILNENMLILLPNIVQKQISKIDGTTKYLFELADGNLIESVLIYYPSRTIACISTQVGCPLKCAFCSTGKSGFVRNLSVGEIVGQLLAIEKDNNIDINNLVYMGMGEPLLNFENVIQSVNIFNDPKMKKLGARHITISTAGIPHKIEELANLNKEIRLSVSLHATTNSQRDKIMPINHAYPIEEVIQSCRIYQHKTNKRVTFEYILIKGFNDSPEDALRLVDIFKDMKVMVNLIPINANPSGFEKPSKRFIDQFLDVLLKKGIDAVVRAEKGSDISAACGQLRLRKLKDIS from the coding sequence ATGAAGAACATTTTAGATTTTGACTATGAAGGACTACAAAAATATTTGACAGAAAATTATCAAATAGAAAAGTATAGAACCGATCAAATTTGTGATTGGATATATAAAAAACGTATTTTTAATTTTGATAATATGACTAATTTGTCTAAAGAGATAAGAAAGATATTGAATGAAAATATGTTAATATTATTGCCTAACATCGTACAAAAGCAAATATCTAAAATTGATGGAACTACTAAATATCTTTTTGAATTAGCCGATGGAAATCTAATCGAATCAGTTTTGATCTATTATCCTTCTAGGACGATTGCATGTATTTCCACCCAAGTAGGTTGTCCTTTAAAATGTGCATTTTGTTCTACTGGAAAAAGTGGTTTTGTCAGGAATTTATCAGTAGGAGAGATAGTTGGACAATTGTTAGCTATAGAAAAAGATAATAATATAGATATAAATAATTTGGTATATATGGGAATGGGAGAACCGCTTTTGAATTTTGAAAATGTTATACAAAGCGTGAATATTTTCAACGACCCAAAAATGAAAAAGTTGGGTGCTAGGCATATAACTATTTCTACTGCAGGAATTCCACATAAGATTGAAGAACTTGCTAATTTAAATAAAGAAATTAGATTATCTGTTTCGTTACATGCGACTACCAATTCACAGAGAGATAAAATTATGCCCATTAACCATGCATATCCAATAGAAGAAGTAATTCAATCTTGTAGAATATATCAACATAAGACAAATAAAAGAGTGACGTTTGAATACATATTAATTAAAGGTTTTAATGATTCTCCAGAAGACGCACTAAGATTGGTAGATATTTTTAAAGATATGAAGGTTATGGTTAATCTTATTCCGATAAATGCCAATCCATCGGGTTTTGAAAAACCATCAAAAAGATTTATTGATCAATTTTTAGATGTTCTTTTGAAAAAAGGTATAGATGCGGTAGTAAGAGCTGAAAAAGGTAGCGATATTTCTGCTGCATGTGGACAACTCAGACTAAGAAAATTAAAGGATATTTCATAA
- a CDS encoding prephenate dehydrogenase produces the protein MPFKNVLLIGCGLIGCSLTLALKETKEVKLIYGYDKSDKNLNEALKIGAIDKKTNLDDVLFYDLIILATPVEDIINLLNNIIPRLNKNTLITDVGSTKYEIIKTVESFENSNINFIGGHPMAGLEKSGPLYAQKDLFKGKPYILIKSKYCSSIYFENFKNLIEKIGTHIIEMDAKTHDKIVSVTSHLPQVVAFYLVKTLQIFQENNSDYIKLVGSGFKDTTRIAKSDPNMWLSIFKLNKDNIINALDKFEEGIEEFKIKLENGLYDELLIELENISKFRSSIDRLIE, from the coding sequence ATGCCTTTTAAAAATGTGTTACTAATTGGTTGTGGCTTAATTGGATGTTCTCTTACGTTAGCCCTTAAAGAAACAAAAGAAGTAAAATTAATATATGGATACGATAAAAGTGATAAAAATCTAAATGAGGCCTTAAAAATAGGCGCCATTGATAAAAAAACTAATCTCGATGACGTGTTATTTTATGATTTAATTATTTTAGCCACACCTGTTGAAGATATAATCAATTTGTTAAATAACATAATCCCACGCCTCAACAAAAATACTCTAATAACAGATGTAGGAAGTACAAAATATGAGATAATAAAAACTGTGGAATCGTTTGAAAATTCAAATATCAACTTCATAGGAGGCCATCCTATGGCTGGTTTAGAGAAATCCGGACCCCTCTATGCACAAAAAGACCTTTTCAAGGGCAAACCATATATATTAATAAAGTCCAAGTACTGTTCTTCAATTTATTTTGAAAATTTTAAAAATTTGATTGAAAAAATTGGAACACATATTATCGAGATGGATGCAAAAACTCATGATAAGATTGTCTCAGTAACAAGCCATTTACCTCAAGTGGTTGCCTTCTATCTAGTAAAAACTCTACAAATCTTTCAAGAAAACAATTCCGACTATATAAAACTCGTAGGAAGTGGATTTAAAGATACTACCAGAATCGCCAAAAGTGATCCTAACATGTGGCTTTCTATTTTTAAATTAAACAAAGATAACATTATAAATGCCTTAGATAAGTTTGAAGAAGGAATTGAAGAATTTAAGATAAAATTAGAAAATGGCTTATACGATGAACTATTAATTGAGCTTGAGAATATATCTAAATTTAGATCCTCCATAGATAGATTGATTGAATAG
- a CDS encoding PASTA domain-containing protein, translating to MDKAKKIVKNIFFLFLGLITAAIFAFFFLSIFVNSSSVVEIPYLVGEDKNVALASLKELNLIPNLIGNGDKVLYTDPSAGTKVKEGHHVIVQLRNLEPMKVPDLIGLPLQVGEQFLLEYKIAYEKRYVITYSSEENEVVLDMFPEPGKSYSEEKLILYVGKYGGNN from the coding sequence ATGGACAAAGCAAAAAAAATAGTAAAAAATATCTTTTTTTTATTTTTGGGATTGATTACTGCAGCTATTTTCGCATTCTTTTTTTTATCTATCTTTGTTAATAGTTCATCTGTTGTTGAGATTCCCTATTTGGTTGGAGAAGATAAAAATGTTGCTTTAGCATCTTTAAAAGAATTAAATCTAATCCCAAATTTAATTGGAAATGGCGATAAGGTTTTATATACAGATCCATCTGCTGGTACTAAGGTTAAAGAAGGACATCATGTTATTGTTCAGCTAAGAAATCTTGAACCTATGAAAGTACCAGATTTAATTGGGCTTCCGCTTCAGGTTGGTGAACAATTTTTATTAGAATATAAAATTGCTTATGAAAAACGATATGTCATCACATATTCTTCTGAAGAAAATGAAGTTGTTCTTGATATGTTTCCGGAACCTGGTAAATCTTATTCTGAAGAAAAACTTATTTTGTATGTTGGTAAATATGGAGGAAATAATTGA
- the aroB gene encoding bifunctional shikimate kinase AroK/3-dehydroquinate synthase AroB: MKIFLVGMMGSGKSTLAKMISKVLSIPYLDMDEEIEARENKTIKEIFEKNGESYFRDLESSLLKSLVKQPDSVVVATGGGIVLRPDNRELLKKETTIYLKVSPQELKKRVSTDNRPLLSNNIDNIFTIYDERINLYELFESVDITYLNEWEAVAIILQKVDYKKNLCIDSSFQKIHIEAGSLKNIPKNAIVFTSEKVDSLYGEFFTNKKLVFPNGEEVKDIVYVTKAWEYLLENNVTRKDLLCGVGGGTITDFTGFVGSTYKRGMNFIFYPTTLLGQIDAAIGGKNGIDFKKYKNVIGTINLPNEVIIDPITTLSLDDIRFREGLIEGFKISLISGGEFYTFFKDHLYDLLNRNLDTLTWFIKRSVEEKLRIVQQDFKDTGLRSYLNLGHSLGHAFEAVTGIAHGLSVGWGLYQELMYSKNKKHIDDRTLYDIISILDVLLPSSIKNIKVEKNALMNYLSNDKKMEGSNIIKLPLLKEPGEVIIKEIDYHELVNTLF; encoded by the coding sequence ATGAAAATTTTTTTAGTTGGAATGATGGGCTCTGGAAAAAGCACTTTGGCTAAAATGATTTCTAAAGTTTTATCAATTCCATATTTGGATATGGATGAAGAAATAGAAGCAAGAGAAAATAAAACAATTAAAGAAATATTTGAAAAAAATGGAGAATCGTATTTTAGAGATCTAGAAAGCTCCCTTCTTAAATCTTTAGTAAAGCAACCTGACTCTGTCGTTGTTGCTACGGGTGGAGGAATAGTCTTAAGACCAGATAATAGAGAATTGTTAAAAAAAGAGACAACAATTTACCTAAAAGTATCTCCACAAGAATTAAAAAAGAGAGTATCAACAGATAACAGACCCCTTTTGTCTAATAATATCGACAATATATTTACCATCTACGATGAAAGAATAAATTTATATGAATTGTTTGAATCAGTTGACATTACTTACTTAAATGAATGGGAAGCAGTTGCTATAATTCTTCAAAAGGTTGATTATAAAAAAAATTTATGTATTGATTCCTCATTTCAAAAAATCCATATAGAGGCAGGCAGTTTAAAAAACATACCAAAAAATGCTATAGTATTTACAAGTGAAAAAGTTGATAGTTTATACGGAGAATTTTTCACTAACAAAAAACTCGTTTTCCCAAATGGAGAAGAAGTTAAAGATATAGTTTATGTCACAAAAGCATGGGAGTATTTACTTGAAAACAATGTCACACGAAAGGATCTACTTTGTGGAGTTGGTGGAGGAACTATAACTGATTTTACAGGTTTTGTGGGTTCGACTTATAAAAGAGGAATGAATTTCATTTTCTATCCTACTACTCTATTAGGACAAATTGACGCTGCTATTGGTGGAAAAAATGGTATAGATTTCAAAAAATACAAAAATGTTATTGGCACAATAAATTTACCAAATGAAGTCATTATAGATCCTATAACAACTTTATCCCTTGACGATATAAGATTCAGAGAAGGACTCATAGAAGGTTTTAAAATCTCTCTTATCTCAGGTGGAGAGTTTTATACTTTTTTTAAAGATCATTTGTATGATTTACTAAATCGAAATTTAGATACATTAACTTGGTTTATAAAAAGATCTGTCGAAGAGAAGTTGAGGATTGTTCAACAAGATTTTAAAGATACTGGTTTAAGAAGTTACCTAAATTTAGGACATAGTCTTGGGCACGCTTTTGAAGCAGTAACAGGTATTGCTCATGGCTTGTCAGTTGGATGGGGGTTGTATCAAGAATTAATGTACTCAAAAAATAAAAAACACATTGACGATAGGACATTATATGATATCATTAGCATTCTAGATGTACTTCTTCCCAGTAGTATTAAAAATATAAAAGTTGAAAAAAATGCATTGATGAATTATTTGAGTAACGACAAGAAAATGGAAGGATCTAATATCATTAAACTTCCCCTCTTAAAGGAACCAGGTGAAGTTATAATTAAAGAGATTGACTATCATGAGTTAGTTAATACACTTTTTTAA
- a CDS encoding shikimate dehydrogenase family protein, producing MRRFGLLQYPEKESLSKKIFNQYFKLSSINAKYDDIVIEPRKFDTKVTEYLESYDGLNVTVPFKEDIIKFISPVEDAREINAVNCIYQNKGYNTDWKGFYNSLLDTDLKLPILLVGAGGASKAIIYGLYKLGIKHLILVNRTIEKAFKLKDFFTTKIDITVESFENLKEVMKSSKTFINATSIGMFGESFNFSSEELSNLSLIYDIVYNSTALQKQALKNGIKLIDGKTFWYYQAVENLKIWGVYDEVKFYETFVNSKFN from the coding sequence ATGAGAAGATTTGGGTTACTACAGTACCCAGAAAAAGAAAGTCTGTCTAAAAAGATATTTAATCAATATTTTAAGCTATCAAGCATAAATGCAAAATACGATGATATAGTCATCGAGCCTAGAAAATTTGATACAAAAGTTACTGAATATCTTGAGTCCTATGATGGACTCAATGTTACCGTTCCTTTTAAAGAAGACATTATTAAATTTATATCTCCAGTAGAAGACGCACGTGAAATCAATGCTGTTAATTGTATATATCAAAATAAAGGTTACAATACTGATTGGAAAGGTTTTTATAATTCGTTGTTAGATACCGACTTAAAGCTACCTATTCTTTTAGTTGGAGCAGGTGGAGCAAGTAAAGCAATTATATATGGACTTTACAAATTAGGCATAAAACATTTAATCTTAGTAAACAGAACAATTGAAAAAGCTTTCAAATTAAAAGATTTTTTTACAACAAAAATAGACATCACCGTAGAATCTTTTGAGAACTTAAAGGAGGTTATGAAAAGTTCTAAAACTTTCATCAATGCAACTTCAATTGGTATGTTTGGTGAATCTTTCAACTTTTCAAGTGAAGAGCTTTCAAATCTTAGTTTAATTTACGACATAGTCTACAATTCAACCGCACTTCAAAAACAAGCTTTGAAAAACGGTATTAAATTAATAGACGGAAAAACCTTCTGGTACTACCAAGCTGTAGAAAATCTAAAAATTTGGGGCGTATACGATGAAGTTAAATTTTATGAAACTTTTGTAAATAGTAAATTTAATTAG